Proteins encoded by one window of Salarias fasciatus chromosome 1, fSalaFa1.1, whole genome shotgun sequence:
- the fibinb gene encoding fin bud initiation factor, with amino-acid sequence MSLLHVLLCAGVLSFPTCGAFFKGPLHPEMSNGTFHHYFVPDGDYEENDDPEKCQMLFKMTDERKCGLAEDQDAVIRDDFTIIKRQIEDSARVLEGIGKSISYDLDGEDGYGKYLRRETAQISEAFSNSEKSLLELEVKFKQSQESELKEEHRLGDDFLSMVMHTRDALKETLDISLGLKDRHELLSLIIRSHGTRLSRLKNEYMKF; translated from the coding sequence ATGTCTCTTCTTCACGTGCTCCTGTGCGCGGGGGTCCTCTCCTTCCCCACGTGCGGGGCTTTCTTTAAAGGGCCCCTCCATCCAGAGATGTCGAACGGCACCTTCCATCACTACTTCGTCCCGGATGGGGACTACGAGGAGAACGACGACCCGGAGAAATGCCAGATGCTGTTCAAGATGACCGACGAGAGGAAGTGCGGGCTGGCCGAGGACCAGGACGCCGTGATCCGGGACGACTTCACCATCATCAAGCGGCAGATCGAGGACTCGGCCCGCGTGCTCGAGGGCATCGGGAAGAGCATCTCCTACGACCTGGACGGGGAGGACGGCTACGGGAAGTACCTGCGCCGGGAGACGGCGCAGATCTCCGAGGCGTTCAGCAACTCGGAGAAgtcgctgctggagctggaggtgaagtTCAAGCAGAGCCAGGAGAGcgagctgaaggaggagcacCGGCTCGGCGACGACTTCCTCAGCATGGTGATGCACACCAGGGACGCCCTGAAGGAGACCCTGGACATCTCCCTGGGCCTGAAGGACAGGCACGAGCTGCTGTCGCTCATCATCCGCAGCCACGGCACGAGGCTGAGCAGGCTGAAGAACGAGTACATGAAGTTCTGA